Genomic window (Culex pipiens pallens isolate TS chromosome 3, TS_CPP_V2, whole genome shotgun sequence):
acaaatctttactattgatttttgttattttaacaactaatccgatcatcccaataacataattcgatcttctcacaatatcaaaaactgaccttcccaagttatttccgtctgctcgggtagtaagtttttcgtttaaattttaaatcttcaatGCATTTCGGTTAATTATAATTACCAAATTCTTGCTCAATATCGAGGAAGAGattcttcaagcaagagaaaatatcgaggaaggaagaaaatcgaagtatgcagtatgAAGGAACAGAAGAAACCATCGGTATCACAGCTCTACGTCAAAAGTCAACCAACAAAACAATACTCACATGCAGCAGCAGAACGGCACAGATAAAGCCCAACCCTTGGCAGTAACCAAGTTCGGGATCCAGGATAGAGTACGCCTTGAGCAAGTTAAACAGCGACAGCTGACCCACCCCGAGGGCGTCCTTGTAGTACTTGTGATCGGGGAAGGTTCGTCCTGtcgaaaattaattcaaaattagcGGTGACTTCATCCCGGAATAGCGACGAACCCCCGAAAACTCACCCAAATCGATAAAGATCGCATGCTGATGCTCGGTCAAATTCTTCAGCAGCGTCTGGTACGGAGTGTTGTAGTTGGGGAAATCGGTCGTGTCCACCGGGGGCGTATTGTACGAGTGTTGATTAGCCAGAAACTTCCAGATTTCACCCCGCTTGGCGCGTGGAACTCCGTTTTTGATCGCCTGGTAGAGCACTTTGGGATCCTTGCGGGTGTGGACGGCCTCCGCCGAGGATGCGCTCAGAAAGTTTTCCCAGATCTCAACCGCCTGCTGGTCGCAGCTCGATATCTCGTCGTACTCCAGCTTGATGCGTTTGATTTCGTTCGTTTTGATCTGGTTCTGGCGCGCTTGGAGTCGCGCGTTCTCCTTGTCCATGCGGTTCAGGATGATGGTTTGCTTGATGGCCACACGCCACAGTTCGCGCAACTCGGCGCGGGTTCGCTTCCGAGTACTGACGTGGGGATTCCTCAGCGGAGACATGTACTCGGTGCCGGTCACTTTGAGATTTTTCGAGGGCGTTACGACCCGATGGAGCATCGCCTGGCGCCACGAGCCGGCGTGGCTGGAGTTTTCCCGCGGACTGTTGCCAACCTTGATGAAGCTGTGGAgtggaaaaatgtttttatgcGTGTTAGAATCAATCGGATAACGCTTCAACTTACATATCCATCATGGGTGATTTGAGTTGCGGTGCTGCAGTCGGTACGCCAAAGTCCGAGTTCTTCCGGCTCAACGAAGGACTGGATCCGATGGTGGATGCACGAGATCTCGGCTGGGGTTCCAGATCGTTTCCAGCTCGCAGATCTCCTGATGAGGTGGAATCTTTGATCGAGGTGACACTACCGCTGAAGTCGTCCTTGCTCGTACGGCGCTTTAGCAAGTGATCGAATGAACTCGTCAGCGATCGTTTCGCCTTCATGAAGATTCCACTCCCACCCAGATATTGGTTCAAGAACTCCGTCCTGTTCTCGGCCGTATCGTGTACGTGGCGCTGCTGCTTGGACTCACAGTGAGCCCTCAACAGCATCATCAGAAACTGGTTCTGCTCGCCCAGACTGTGCCCGGCAGCTTCTTCCGCTCCGTGATACTTCTCCATCAGCAGTCGCTGCTCGTCGTCCGTCAGTGTGGTGTCTATTCGCTTGAAGATCATGTACTGCGTCTTCTTATCGCTCAACCCTTCCGTGTCCGAGCACAGCTTGTGGTACCACAACATCGGACAGTGCTCGCACGAGTAGATCTGGGCCGTCGCTTTGTCCTTTTGCTTCTGCTCCGAGCATACCATGAACGCCTGGCTGATTGCGATGATAATCTCGTCCGCGACGTTCTCCGACTGGCACTTGAACACGTACCCGATGTAGCCGTCGTTGTTCATGTCCCGGCAGATGATTCCAAAGTGGTCGGCGTTCTTCTGGCCCTGGGCACAACTGGCCACGTCGCGGAACTCCTTGTGCAGCAGGACCTGCTTGCGATCGGGGCTAATCAGCCGCAGATCCGTCTGGCCAATCAGGAAGACCATTGTGCGGTTCTGCTCCACGACCGGAATCGACCCGATCGAGGCGGATCGATCACGGCGCACCGGAAcgctgaaaatttattttaaacgatGAGTGAAattcttgtcattttttgttgACTTAAAAGCTtcgctttattttttattttgctatacAGTAATTACAATTAGTGGTTTGGGAAATGTTAAgggttaattttattttcaaattccgaTCTCAACAATTACTAAACATGCAGAACTTATGCTGCGAACAATTGGAACAGGAACATACTGAGTAATGTTTAATATAACTATTATGATGATTTTGAGAATCGGAATTTGTCACGTTTGAACAACTAATATAAATATAACATATTTCTGATTGACTAGTGTACACATTTCCATAACAAGAAATAAATAGTGTCTATTCAATTAGTAAAATAAGCAgctttaattatttgaaaagcAGTCAGccaagttaatttttaaaaggttaGAAAAGTGTTGCGTGATTTTTATAATACAGTAAATAGCCAAACAGATATTGACAAAAGTTCATcagggttttgaaaaaaaaaaataaaattgcaagcTATGgtattaaaatgttattaaaaaaagtgtattaaaatgcattttacacctgtccagttgttctgcaataattaattttcaaaacatctatGTAccgacgaatttttttttttcgtcgaaaaaaaactttttgccgtACTGTTCaatggaatttcacaaaaattcaaaatatttttgatcaatccattttgatgaaatattattttaaaggcAGGCTGATCCTTTCCGACAAGTGTTGCATGCTATATATCGTACGGTACCAGTACTGTCAGTAGTTCTGTGTGATCAAGACCGATTCAAGACAAGAACTCAAGAAAAGGGAAGATCCAACTGGAACTTGGCTAGACGATTGGAGTTGTTCTTGAAGATTTCGTgtttttggtgagagctttccattattattttcaaataactccTTCATCTATTCTAACATTCACACATTTCAATGAAGACAACTACACCACcttactatatacgcggtagggtgttcccttggtcgttcgctgtgagttttggattgcctgcttctctaatgaaggttcgactgagggggcatgcttattaatttctcgtcgctccataccctcaatgacgtgatgggagcaaggacgtctatgcgaagtgtccctacacccgctacaaattttcgGCGCATGGGTAGGGAAAAGGGAAACCATTTGatatatgcgccggtatttgtagcactaaaattcgtgcaaaaaaacttatgcacgtgggtgtacagattatggagtaaaagatgatcgaattgttcacctagcgctcacatgtgtttcgggaccaagttgcctgcgggtatggggatcatacatactagggtgggtacgtttttcaaaaagttctcggatcaagttttagtatagttccccttgtagggcatgcccatagggactttcatgccaaatatcagctcatttggttgtaaactggctgcgcgcatcagggttaaagtttacatgggaattactatgggaaattggaactttttgttcaaacgctcctacaggtctgggaaaatcacgcgccaacttctggtatggtcaggcctatggggaatggtctggagaacacttttcccgaagagagcatatggattcgttgtccctagacctggcgcatcggcaaacaatccgatgtctccggaatcaacggtttttcctcaaaaagcatcaaattttccttagcatgctatgaaagcttgatgaaaaccgcgacgccatacgtcaagcagctaccacgtggttgaaatatttgcaaaaaaatacaaatttgctaagcaaaaattctgaattcgtctaaataatatcaggattacttgaaatgatcattttctagataaaagaaggtttgcaattgaatattctagccgtttctcacccacgtggtagctacctgacgtatggcgtcgcggtgttcatcaagctttcatagcatgctaaggaaaatttgatgctttttgaggaaaaaccgttgattccggagacatcggattgtttgccgatgcgccaggtctagggacaacgaatccatatgctctcttcgggaaaagtgttctccagaccattccccataggcctgaccataccagaagttggcgcgtgattttcccagacctgtaggagcgtttgaacaaaaagttccaatttcccatagtaattcccatgtaaactttaaccctgatgcgcgcagccagtttacaaccaaatgagctgatatttggcatgaaagtccctatgggcatgccctacaaggggaaccatactaaaactagatcagagaactttttgaaaaacgtacccaccctaatacatacatacatacatacatacataggaaaatgcatttcaaattgttttcagttgattagatttctatttccataaaaatgttgaagttttcttttgaaaaaatatttgttttgctccctgatttttcagactgaTTTTAAAgggaggggcgacataaactatgaaaaacatttccaacagccttaaggattttaaaagaagggatctgccgttctacgcataattgtcgcAAAAATTCTAGTACTTTGTTTGGAACTCATTAAAAGTATCGTCATCTGGAGCGAATCGGGTCTTTTCtatgtgtcccaattcaccccagataACGGTTCCAACATTTTCTCGTCTCATCACTGCTCAAGTACGCATAATTGTttcagttttgccttcctcaatgaggtaaggctataatcctgttcTAGTCtgcaaagacccaccttcatgtatacatattagggtgtttcaaccaaacaaaaaagttctcagaatcaggcaaaccgaggtttccctagtagaggatacccatagggactctcatgccaaatatcagcccatttggttgagaattggcctgtccccagcggtttcaagtttacatgtaaattactatgggatttttatgcttttcgttcaatcgttcctacaggtctggggacaacatggattcattctgaataaagacaggtgtgtaggggatggtccaaggaacaaattccagaaggaattaggtttgtccattctgtccccaaggtgcgcattggatcgacgtccggtgtctccagaatcaatgattcacccttcaaatgtacgcattgtccttagtatgctatgacggctaggtgaaaattacgacgccccatgtcagacggtgaacacgtggagaagcatcgattgcattattattacaaaatcatcatgttacgttattaagaatagttcaaattgttacaggaacatcaataattgtaattttattactttaaagaatgtttctgacccaaaacttgagtgtatgttctgccacgtgttcaccgtctgacatggggcgtcgtaattttcacctagtcgtcatagcatactaaggacaatgcgtacatttgaagggtgaatcattgattctggagacaacggacgtcgatccaatgcgcaccatgatttttaaaaaagattatttttaaattcggaatttaatcgacaaagtttttaatttttacaggttGCGTTTGGATAGTTTTTTCAAGCatattaaatttatcatcaaaagcTCTGTTTCTTAAAGCCTTGATTTATGActaaagtttatcaaacattaaactttttgtctatatgtatttttaaagaattaaagaaatagTCTAACGTGACGTTTCAGTCTCacgtacccccccccccctctgtcACACTTGCGACCACCCCCCTTCCCCTttgagcgtgacgtactttatggatgacgcctatatGTTTTTTTATCTGTTGAGCGAAAGAATCTTTAAATAGATTGATAAACTGACTGATGACTAAACAGGTAGAAGAGCCCATGTTTGCATAACTGTCTTTTTCGCATTCGCATTGTTATGAGTTAAAAGTGCGGTCTGATTTTTGAGGGGAAAGCAAATCGAACTCCAATCTGGGAATCAATCAATATTGTTTATGTCGAATTGATAATTGTATGATGAATTGAATAggtgaataaatttaaatagatGCAACAACTGTTTCAATGGATAGCTttataatattgtttttttgttacaaaataaTTATGATGTGTTGTGATGTGATGTAAGTGATATAATAATGAAAAAACGAAGTAAAAAAGATTAGGGAAGTTTGATAACATtgaccagcaaaaaaaaaaagaaaaatgtttgggCAGGCTTAATTTGAGGTGAAGCATAAAGTTTGGGGTCcctagaaacacgtgcactttgattttttttaatatttagaaaGGGCTTAATGGTTTTTtattccaaagtttgtatggagaatcagaatggttcgtcgctgttgcatacaagcaaGAATATGTGGgatagcgtggttcacggatgtatgaaaaagacaaaagtgtcgtttgcatcaaccggaattttaaagtacaatgaccctagaagctagcctgaaaatttgTAGTCATTTGGTTAtggtttagttgctccagttttgatcttAAATTAGTATGGAACATTTATCAATTTACTATGACTTTTTACATTTTCAgacagaaaattttccaaacccctgtcaaattttcctattcttaagtttcttataggttttgatccggggaacaactttgtagaacattgaaaAGTGCTAGGAATTGATCCTAAAAAGATACAGGATGTTTTTTGGAGTTTACTTTAttcggcaaaatttcaaaatatgctcaaacaaataatctgtatcttttcgggatcaattcgtcgccatcgtgctaacatGTCGTTCGTGCATTTTggtccaaattgagttaagaacgccatattgtgcagctcacaatgcctcactttttgaccttcacagatccccaaaattcgatttcaatcctgagatattcaacaaaaaccgaaaaaactcagtgcatttttgtcactttacatataaaagaagtttcaatcttgtcgtgctatcttgtcactccatgaaaattgatgtaagtgcgacaaaaggccaaagggatttcaagccaggaaagtcaggatgcgtttgtcgcacgtacaagctagactaccgtaaacatttgtaattataacttgggactccagcaaccaacttcaaccaaactttgggacaatgcacagaatggtgagccaaacaaaacgtgtttgttcttgtttacattgcgtgctctcgtttttgaatattgaaggtcaaacattaaaacgcgtttatctcggaacgtcaaaatggcgggtgcgacaagatagcacgacgacgtcgaattcctagcactttgcgatgttctacaaagttgtttccccGTGGATaaaaacctataagaaaactATTACAAGATAATATTTTATCGGTTTGAggaaaactttctagaagaatagttgaaaagtaaataaattaatttattgaaattctctGCCTCTGCCAAatttatactaaaaaaaatcggagTACACGTGATTATGGGGAACCTAAACTACATTTCtctcctcgagttgagcctgcgcataaattttgttgatcggtgtatcaatcaaaaatggtaggttatattttgtttatgtttcaaacttttcaatgatCATGCAGCTTTCCATTTCTAAAGAAACATTGTTATGTTTGCATAAATGTAgctttcaaatgatattttaaaGCATTCGCGGCTGTTCAAAATCAGCAAATAAAGATAAAACTGAAGCGTTTTAAACTCATGCGCAGCATTACAAACTAATATCTCTCTAAAGTGCAGCCACAAAACAAAGATTCTGGAGACTTTTCTTCTTCTCTccctaaaaaaaacttactccTCATCAGAAGATGACTTTGAATCTTTCTGTGGCTGCTGCAGCGATACCGATCTTTGGTACTCGTCGACTTTTGTGCAACCGTTAGTATTTTTGCTAGTAGTGCTCTCGTCGTTGTTTGAATCTTCCTCCTTCGAATCACTGAGTTTGTGAGAGTGGGAAAATTTACATACAATCAAATGTCACTGAATGTGTTGCTCATTAAAGTTTGAATATTAGTGTTTGAGTAACCAGAACCGGGACAACTTCAATTAATTGTGGGACGTGTTGATTAATCATTGTATTACGTAGTCATCGTTAAGCACCCAATACTTACACCTTCTTGGCCGGTATGTCAAAGTGGCTGACCCTCCGGCCCCGGAAGACCTCGGCGTCGTCGGGTGCCTGCGCCAAAGGAAGCGTGTTTTCCTTGTTATCGGCTTGAGATGTAGCAgggctgctgttgttgctgctgctgctgatgctgtcTTGTTCGGACTCTGCTGGAACCGACTGTGACTCGTTGGATTCGCTGATCCTGTTCAGGCCCGCTTGCGTCGGCTGGCCGTTGGAAGACGTTTCCGACGAGTTCTGATCGGAAGATTCGTCGCCGTTTGTCTGTAAGAAATGTTttagattatgaaaaaaatttgtATATAAAACATCACATCATTCGTTGGATATGCGTTTTGATGGAGGCAGATGTCTGGTTAGAACTAATCGCAAGTTTTTGATATCAACGAagatattaaatgttttttctttcgattaaatacaaaaaaataaaaaaaagcttgaacaaaataatttatgctgtaatagattttattttactGATTAACAAATGATTAAAGTTTTGGCAAAagatattttccaaatttaaaaattaccttCTAACAAAATATCGTTTGGAAGTATACCTTAGAATAgcgtgaatacaaagagacgtctcttgtattcacagtaatgcattctgctaaaacgctcaaccaaaccacaaactTAGAATAgctgttttcaacattttcctgGCAAGTTATTCCATTTGAAATGTAACTTTCGGTACTTGTACCCTTAACCATTTTatacttattttttataaacatgTACCTACTAGCATTCAAGTCCcttcaaatcgagatctacaaattgatatggcgggcgccgttggtggtcaataacagggtggccactcaagtcagaaaattggaaaagtcgggaatccaCAAAAATCCgcacaaaatcgggaaaagtagtaaatttgtgattttttgtcaaatggGAATTCGAagctttttcaaacaatattttcttcCTTTTGTACAATTTCCCACTGCCAGTATATGGAATATGTACGGCTACCAACTCTTCGTGACCAAAATTCCTTACACTATATCGATATTAACACctggttaaaaaaatgaaaaatgaggaattatttagttgaattttggaattatgATTAAGATCGATTATGACTGTACACTTTcataaccttaaaaaaatgttgaacttttcGGGAAAAATATGACGGAATCATTCATTTCAGTAATCACAGAATCCAAGCAACAGTTATTCTCCTTTTTTCCTTTTGAATAACTCTGTCAAcgattttttcggaattgctacAAATTTTGTagggaacttgttgcaaaacttgttttgccttcctcactgaggtaagactataatcctgctctaaaagtAAACTTTTCACACACAGCTCTTAGACCCACATgtatgtatacctatcgactcagaatcggaAACTGACCTAATGTAtggctgtgtgtgtgtatgtatgtgaccagaactgggtactaaagccctgggtgatgaatagagagaatgcgtaacgtgattttcgaatgatcccactttgtttacatctacaaagtaggaggctgttcaagcacaagcatgacttttttcttactggtaaacgAGCTGTTTTACAAACAGTAGTAACTTCCATtcagaattataaaaaaattacgatctcgtcgtcaactttcttaagatttcttgacttcaatttCTGATTctaaaagccacacattttttattcctgcaaaaaaaaaaacaatttttaatgatcgataacaatactctctacttttggcgaacagtaaattggttccactttgacagttcaaaattgaggccgtttcgcgaaccactattcagcacccagctaaagccctatgtgattttgtatgtacaacggtaaaaaacacgattaaaaaccatttctgatcactttttttcattttaatgccaattttttttgacgagacaacattttttcgatggattaactatggtccctttgaaacgagctgtccctttgaaacgagctgtcaagtaggagcttttctgtcaagaaggacagcgaggttaatttttcaaaaatggtttaaaagtcaattttaaacagccgtcccctaacatgacagttttcgtgaattgtgcgtatccaccgacagatggcatgtggacctcgtcggagtccgcccattaaaaacgcaactcaaaatttgcatgggaaactttttttccgtgacggctttcgcggcacgctcCCTCCAACTGTTCGAGACTAATATTTTAACGTGGCGTatctttaaacaagtttttcaagaaaatgattccagaatgcttattttgtcgttttaaaccgaaagtaggcaaaaactatattaatttaaactattcgccattttcaaatgtttggctagatgatatcaaaggccgccatcttaggcccactgggcccacaaaaagaggtacgctcagtttgtatgggagctgtcaacatgctcccgggctgattttaaactcattttggtcgtacaaagggtcattgtactcagaaaaataagctttatcgctgtaaacaataatatcagcaatctaagcttcattttaggacccaattctcacaaagttttctcagcactggatgaattgattttgatcaaaccggtcgcattcgacttggtttatgattccatacatcgctattgaatagtttgaaatttcgataagtagttcaaaagttatgtaggaaaatgtttttcacttgtatccggatctcacttaaatgtatataaactgtATCAAAATCCAcgaccgacccatcgttggttaggtaattgaaagacctttccaacaagtataaaacatttaagatctggcaaccctgcctcaagttatgaccacttaagtcaggggtgctcaacgtttttggatgccgggccaTATTTGAAggtcaaatgagcttgcgggcaaTTGGTTATTTACAAAATGAAATAACgttacataaatttaaaagaCTATGAAACACATACTTtacttcaagtttttttttaaatttctgttatttttttttttacattttcgccAGTTTTGTTttaggtttttgaaaatgtattaagTTGAATGTACTTGTACTTGTGtatttttatcattaaattgagtgtaacaaatgaaaaaatattgcaatttttttttcagcgattaggccgatgcaagtATTTAAAACAGATTTTGTACTTTGAAATTTGCGATGATCgaggggaggcaaaaaaatcaaagaaatatttcattgaaaaaaatgttagaaaatgtttattaaagttgatttgcaatcattattttcaaaaatatgtaaggctcgaagaaaaaaaacctcaaaaaattcaataaaactcaaattatttttgaataaaccctaGCGACctctaaacgcagaggaatgcactttaaattgattttgattgcacttaaacagcaaaagctttgaaaaatattttaacattgcaaatctGACCaatgagatattgacattagaaaatggtgggttgtttgggtgagacttagaaaacatatttttttcctgtttttaaatctttgcatggcaatatctcagcaactaaaggtcgcaccaacaaagttcaaaaaagcaaaatatagaaaattttctcagcttttcaaaaattaaaagctgctgctattttcaaaaagttaccttaaaatggctataacttgaaacggTGTTATCAAAATGCCACTAAAGTACATTTTGATttcattgaaacattgaaaaattaaattgaaaattttttgccatcaatatttcgattttttttaaatcagttttgattcaaaaattcggtcaaaaatgttttgcacattctggaaatttttgaaaagttggcatttgatgtcatcTAAAACACAtcagaaaaagataaaaattaaaatagtgtgtttttgcaaatcaagtttcagtgacaaaaagtgaaattaacaatcaccaaaattttttttaccgtgtattacattttttcagtgtagtccttatccatacctacaactttgtcgaagacaccaaatcgatcaaaaaattccgtcCAAAGGTACAGATGttagaattttcatatattatttttgtatgaacagctgccaaatttgtatggaaagttatatggacaaaccaatgatgccaaaatggcttctttgggcatgcccaaggcaccaaaaaagtttcagctctGTTTAGCAAATTCTCCcatcaaaaccaaaaataaaatattgaataatatatcatttcgatactagtgttaactaacttttcattattgaaaggtattaattttccattcttatatttttggccgtttcgtcgctcgagaatTACAGGAAAAGCAAGTACTTTCACGGAGAAATTGCAAAATGCACTTTTCAGTACCGTCAATTATCCCAATGAGAAAAACATAAAGTGGAAAACATAATAAACCAAAGTAtacccaattaaaaaaaaagggatAGAAAAAATCTTAACAATTTGAATTAATGATGTTAGGATATTACACCTGACAAGTTTTAATCATGTAACTGACCCTTATAGCCGAGCCAACTCACTCACCTTCCGCGCCGCGTCCAGCTGCTGCTTGAGCTTTTGCGCGTCGTACGCCTTGAACTTGGGCAGCGCGTCGTCGATGAACGTGAACGGCACGCGCTTGTGGGACACCTTGATCTTGCCCACGTACAGCACCTCGAAGAACTGCGAGTTGTTGGCGGAAATGTCCGGCAGCGAGGACAGACTCGACGATACACTTCCGCTGGCCTGGATGTTGCCGCCGCTGGCCGAGTGGTTCAACCCGCCGGAGAAGCTCTTCGAGGCGGAAATCCGTCCTCCCGCCGAGGTCGCGCTCGGCTGCTGTCCATTGGCCTGGCTCGCCCCGTTCTGGATCGGACTGCTGTCGTGCTGGGCATGCCGCATCTGTTCCGACAGCTTCAGGTTGGACGCCGGTGTCGAGTGGATGCCTTGGCCGCGTAACGCCCGGTGGATGTCGTTCGAATTGGCACCGCTGGACGACACGATGCTCTGCGGAATACTGCCGACCGAACCGCCGGTCCCGATTGAGGCTGGATCACGCATCTGCTGCATCAGCTCGGCCatctaaacacaaaaaaacgtgAGGGAAAGAGACAAGAGAGAACTTGGTGAGCAGGAGGACACGTGAGAAAATGCAACTTCGTAAAGATCGCGGCCGCCGAGAACTTGAACTTGACTCAGAGAACGGGTCGTCTAGAAGGGAGTCTACCGAGCTGAGTCGAGCTCGGTTAGTATACGTATTGGAGAGGATACGACGACGGCGATGCAAATTGATGATCTTCAACGAGTCGCTAATTACGATACACCACCTCGCTGTTGGTCGTATTAAGAGGGAAATGCAAACGACTAGCGCCCTAAACGGGTGGTCGGTAGATGGAGTGTGAATATGTGTGTGTCGCTGGAACCGCAGCAGTAGTCTAACCAACCAC
Coding sequences:
- the LOC120422358 gene encoding TBC1 domain family member 4 isoform X3, translated to MFTLPLYKDNILVTSWSDASTLRTKKMAELMQQMRDPASIGTGGSVGSIPQSIVSSSGANSNDIHRALRGQGIHSTPASNLKLSEQMRHAQHDSSPIQNGASQANGQQPSATSAGGRISASKSFSGGLNHSASGGNIQASGSVSSSLSSLPDISANNSQFFEVLYVGKIKVSHKRVPFTFIDDALPKFKAYDAQKLKQQLDAARKTNGDESSDQNSSETSSNGQPTQAGLNRISESNESQSVPAESEQDSISSSSNNSSPATSQADNKENTLPLAQAPDDAEVFRGRRVSHFDIPAKKVDSKEEDSNNDESTTSKNTNGCTKVDEYQRSVSLQQPQKDSKSSSDEDVPVRRDRSASIGSIPVVEQNRTMVFLIGQTDLRLISPDRKQVLLHKEFRDVASCAQGQKNADHFGIICRDMNNDGYIGYVFKCQSENVADEIIIAISQAFMVCSEQKQKDKATAQIYSCEHCPMLWYHKLCSDTEGLSDKKTQYMIFKRIDTTLTDDEQRLLMEKYHGAEEAAGHSLGEQNQFLMMLLRAHCESKQQRHVHDTAENRTEFLNQYLGGSGIFMKAKRSLTSSFDHLLKRRTSKDDFSGSVTSIKDSTSSGDLRAGNDLEPQPRSRASTIGSSPSLSRKNSDFGVPTAAPQLKSPMMDIFIKVGNSPRENSSHAGSWRQAMLHRVVTPSKNLKVTGTEYMSPLRNPHVSTRKRTRAELRELWRVAIKQTIILNRMDKENARLQARQNQIKTNEIKRIKLEYDEISSCDQQAVEIWENFLSASSAEAVHTRKDPKVLYQAIKNGVPRAKRGEIWKFLANQHSYNTPPVDTTDFPNYNTPYQTLLKNLTEHQHAIFIDLGRTFPDHKYYKDALGVGQLSLFNLLKAYSILDPELGYCQGLGFICAVLLLHLEEADAFDLLKHLMFKRQMRAKYLPDMKQFQLQLYQLSRLLKDHIPELYDWFDQHDISPTLYAAPWILTVFSSHFPLGFVARVFDLLFLESFDVIFRCAIALLEVHKEQLLQRDNFEEIMNYLKTVVPKISADVMEKVFRNVFKSDFSRQLIEYQVEYNVLKEEMTSQNHHLENFNRVKEENQQLETQLQFAQSSLAQLEKTRQAQQNQIQNLQTQVQTLENTVHTLVRFVEHSTESKPDYVLPNEVCRILQQVQELQPQHGQQKKRSPIFVDRKIGKSISFNSNLGLALNVLEEANEADSASGTPTKKKPFFQSSFEQIRQQKAGLRLNKLDECNSPEHGSADRNGGGAGMKLNSASDDSGIATPISPQMHAPSTTPMVAECRPLVPSMLDMHPLSGDVNVQFNGTTQLKSIKPRVQSRQNSVSSIVSDLGDLAGQQPGFMNRS